In Deltaproteobacteria bacterium, the genomic window CCGGCGCCTTGAGTGATCTGGGTTTCGTTGGCTATGGTCGTCGACATGGCGCGAGGCCCGCCGCCGATGTAGATCGAGCCGACTTCGAGTCCATGTTTATTGAACAGCCCGGCGTCGACGGCGACCCAGGACGACAGCGACGCCGCACCAATGGACGAGTAGCTCATGCGGATACGCGTGAGATCTCTGCTCTGCGCGAACGCTATGCTGGGGATAAGTAGAACGGTGAAACTCAGGAATCGAATGAGGCGCATGGTTAAAAGGGTTCCTCCGCCCGTAGTCCTATCCCGGCCGTATGACTGCCGTCAAGGGGAGAATTTTCACCGCGCAGAGCATTGACGGTGGGTTCAAACCCGGGCAGTAACAATGTCTCACCGAACATGCGGATAAGGCTTTTTTCCAGTGTAATTTGCGTTTGATCGAGCGGCGCCACGCGGCCGATCACAGGAGAGACACCATGTGGAAACACCCTTGGCCACCGTTGCAGCTGATTGTTCTGGCGCTTGCCCGGATCTCAGACCGCGCCAGGCCCTGGCGAATTTACCTGGCCCGACGGTACGCTCAACGCGCAGGAGTCGAATGCAATGCGTACTGATCGCTATGCGCTAGGGAATAATTTGAAATGTTTTCCGTTGACCCAATCGATACACACCAAAACCACGCCGGTCCAGAGTAAAAACCCAATCGGTTTCTAGTTCCCCGCCGAGGGCAACTAACGTCGCATCGGCGTAATCCATCGGCACATTGCGGTAGCGCTCCATCAATGCGGACACTCGTCTCAAGCTCTTGATTGACGCCGGCACAAGCTGAAATGCTCCTCTGAGGATAAATTCAAGAGCGTTCTTCTGTGCACGCCAATGAGGTCCGACCAAGTAAAGTGTCTCTGTAAGGACAGCTTCGGTCGTAACGATGGGCCCATTCCAGGCTTCGAGCG contains:
- a CDS encoding PIN domain-containing protein, whose protein sequence is MPVELLLDTGAFVALVDRDENAHDDCVAALEAWNGPIVTTEAVLTETLYLVGPHWRAQKNALEFILRGAFQLVPASIKSLRRVSALMERYRNVPMDYADATLVALGGELETDWVFTLDRRGFGVYRLGQRKTFQIIP